In one Thioclava sp. ES.031 genomic region, the following are encoded:
- a CDS encoding Hint domain-containing protein: MATYYDQFYVMDPGNPPAEGTALSPTTYEIVDRNNDNWISSSNGARDTINGQRVEDVWRGDTITIERPNGVQETITGDTFYLRDGSAVFTPSDGTILHNATFISSTYVTQSTQAPIGDLGPECFLAGTRIDTPEGPRPVERLKAGDLVMTQDDGPQPLLWTGGRVCRGVGAYAPIRFAPGAMGNRRALYVSQQHRMLLRGWRAEIACAHSEVLVAAKHLVNGKSIRVAPRPRVQYRHLLFARHHILMAEGAPTESLFPGNVVLEDDHRVAREIRAAWKRVSDAPIETMVTARQVARGPELALLVA; encoded by the coding sequence ATGGCAACCTATTACGACCAGTTCTACGTCATGGATCCGGGCAATCCGCCCGCGGAAGGTACGGCGCTTTCGCCGACGACATATGAAATTGTCGATCGGAATAATGACAATTGGATCTCCAGCAGCAACGGCGCCCGCGACACGATCAACGGCCAACGCGTCGAAGATGTCTGGCGTGGCGACACGATCACCATCGAGCGTCCGAACGGCGTGCAAGAGACGATCACCGGCGACACGTTCTACCTGCGCGACGGGAGCGCCGTGTTCACGCCGTCCGACGGCACGATCCTCCACAACGCGACCTTCATCAGCTCCACCTATGTCACGCAGAGCACTCAGGCGCCGATCGGCGATCTGGGGCCGGAATGCTTCCTCGCCGGGACGCGGATCGACACGCCCGAGGGACCGCGACCGGTGGAGCGGCTCAAGGCGGGCGATCTCGTCATGACCCAGGACGACGGGCCGCAGCCTCTCCTTTGGACGGGTGGCAGGGTCTGTCGCGGCGTCGGGGCCTATGCGCCGATCCGGTTCGCGCCGGGGGCTATGGGAAATCGACGCGCGCTTTACGTGTCTCAACAACATCGGATGTTGCTGCGCGGCTGGCGCGCCGAGATCGCCTGCGCCCATAGCGAAGTTCTGGTCGCCGCCAAGCATCTCGTGAACGGCAAGAGCATTCGGGTGGCTCCGCGCCCGCGCGTGCAGTACCGCCACCTGCTTTTCGCGCGCCATCACATCCTCATGGCCGAGGGCGCGCCGACCGAGAGCCTGTTTCCCGGCAATGTCGTCCTCGAAGACGACCACAGGGTCGCGCGCGAGATACGCGCCGCGTGGAAACGGGTGTCCGATGCGCCGATAGAAACCATGGTAACCGCGCGACAGGTCGCGCGTGGACCGGAATTGGCTCTGCTTGTCGCTTGA
- a CDS encoding DUF1269 domain-containing protein, whose product MSELLVMAHETEAAGFATREELRALEKEGFFRSQDIVVVTRDESGEINVHENSNTMALGAIGGAVWGGLLGLVFLSPVVGAAIGAGAGAVSGKFTDLGLNDSFLREAGESLPQGGSAVFILLKKGTAAEILERMKTLGHASGRVLQIPLPEDFHERLESALSSGGTTAFTGEEITEGATGNLARMVGPSAL is encoded by the coding sequence ATGTCCGAACTGTTGGTGATGGCGCATGAAACCGAGGCCGCGGGCTTCGCGACGCGCGAGGAACTCAGAGCGCTGGAAAAAGAAGGATTTTTCCGGTCGCAGGATATTGTCGTCGTGACCCGCGACGAAAGCGGCGAGATTAACGTTCATGAAAACAGCAACACGATGGCGCTTGGCGCGATCGGTGGCGCTGTCTGGGGCGGGCTGCTCGGGCTCGTCTTCCTGTCGCCGGTCGTTGGCGCGGCAATCGGCGCGGGCGCGGGCGCTGTGTCCGGCAAGTTCACCGACCTTGGGTTGAACGACTCTTTCCTGCGCGAAGCGGGCGAGAGCCTACCGCAAGGCGGCTCGGCTGTGTTCATCTTGCTTAAGAAGGGCACCGCCGCCGAAATCCTCGAGCGGATGAAAACGCTGGGCCATGCGAGCGGTCGCGTGCTGCAGATCCCCTTGCCGGAAGATTTCCACGAACGGCTCGAATCCGCCCTGTCTTCGGGGGGCACCACAGCCTTCACCGGCGAGGAAATCACCGAAGGTGCCACCGGAAATCTCGCGCGGATGGTGGGCCCCTCGGCCCTCTAA
- a CDS encoding DUF3833 domain-containing protein — translation MMLKLLFTLAVLILAALLIRHFFFSFPAQKSADYAAESPEFDIRRAFEGPVEAHGMIYGPDGRVTSRFRAVMTGRFTNEGGVIEEEFEYASGRRQSRAWNIQFGPNGEISSTADDIEGRAEMEQSGNALRMRYRLRLPEDAGGHVLDVTDWIYLMPDGTLLNRSQMRKFGIKVAELFAVMRPMTEPAE, via the coding sequence ATGATGTTAAAATTGCTTTTCACCCTCGCGGTTCTGATCCTGGCGGCTCTCTTGATCCGGCATTTCTTCTTCTCTTTCCCGGCGCAAAAGTCTGCGGATTACGCGGCCGAGAGCCCGGAATTCGACATTCGCCGGGCGTTCGAGGGCCCCGTCGAGGCGCATGGCATGATCTACGGCCCCGACGGTCGCGTCACCTCGCGCTTCCGTGCCGTGATGACCGGGCGGTTCACCAATGAGGGGGGCGTGATCGAGGAGGAGTTCGAATATGCCTCCGGTCGGCGACAGAGCCGCGCCTGGAATATCCAGTTCGGGCCGAATGGCGAGATCAGCTCGACCGCCGACGATATCGAAGGGCGCGCCGAGATGGAGCAGTCGGGCAATGCGCTGCGGATGCGCTATCGGCTGCGGCTGCCCGAGGATGCGGGCGGCCACGTGCTCGACGTGACCGACTGGATCTACCTGATGCCGGACGGGACGCTGCTGAACCGGTCGCAGATGCGCAAATTCGGGATCAAGGTGGCGGAGCTGTTCGCCGTCATGCGCCCGATGACCGAACCGGCCGAGTGA
- the gltB gene encoding glutamate synthase large subunit encodes MTKYDEAWVAAEEAKRQWMNENSLWKEEDEKASCGVGLVVSIDGKASRRVVENGIDALKAIWHRGAVDADGKTGDGAGIHVQIPAPFFYDQIRRTGHEPDMEKMVAVGQVFLPRTDFGAQERCRTIVESEVLRMGHYIYGWRHVPVNTEVLGEKANSTRPEIEQILIRNDKDIDEEQFERELYIIRRRIEKAAIAAQINGLYICSLSCRSIIYKGMMLAEQVAEFYPDLKDERFESAFAIYHQRYSTNTFPQWWLAQPFRMLAHNGEINTIKGNTNWMKSHEIRMASSAFGDSAEDIKPIIPAGASDSGALDAVFELMVRSGRNAPMVKTMLVPEPWSKSTDTMPSAWQDMYAYCNAVMEPWDGPAALAMTDGRWVCGGLDRNGLRPLRYVITGDGVLIAGSEAGMVPVDEASVVEKGALGPGQMIAVDMRDGKLYHDTEIKDKLAAAQPFGEWVGKVTDLNAILVDVPENPKFSGSTLRKRQVAAGYSVEEIEQILAPMAEDGKEAIASMGDDTPPAVLSKQYRPLSHFFRQNFSQVTNPPIDSLRESRVMSLKTRFGNLKNVLDEDSSQTEIWILESPFLANSEFDHMLNEFGEQVTIIDCTFPANADQEALREGLTRIRQEAEDAVRSGALHIVLSDEEQDEDKVAMPMILATSAVHSWLTQKGLRTFCSINVRSAECIDPHYFAVLIGSGATTVNAYLAQDTLADRIDRGLLGGTLVDAMRKYRDAIDAGLLKIMSKMGISVISSYRGGLNFEAVGLSRAMVAEYFPGMHSRISGIGLHGIQHALEGVHAKGWKGGQDVLPIGGFYKARRTGEAHAWGAQSMHMLQSACNRASYDLWKQYSSMMRANPPIHIRDMLDIKSLGKPVPIEEVESITSIRKRFVTPGMSLGALSPEAHKLLNVAMNRIGAKSDSGEGGEDPAHFVPEPNGDNPSAKIKQVASGRFGVTAEYLNHCEELEIKVAQGAKPGEGGQLPGMKVTDLIARLRHSTKGVTLISPPPHHDIYSIEDLAQLIYDLKQINPKVKVTVKLVASSGVGTIAAGVAKAKADIILISGHNGGTGASPATSIKYAGLPWEMGLTEAHQVLAMNNLRERVTLRTDGGLRTGRDIVMAAMMGAEEYGIGTAALIAMGCIMVRQCQSNTCPVGVCTQDPELRAKFTGSADKVVNLITFYAQEVREILASIGARSLDEVIGRADLLSQVSRGSAHLDDLDLNPLLITVDGWDKIVYDRSKPRNWVSDTLDAEIIKDGHRFFEEGEKMQLSYAVRNTLRTIGTRASSHIVKNFGMRNALQSDHLTVKLTGSCGQSLGAFAAPGLKIEVSGDANDYVGKGLSGGMIVVRPPMASPLVASENTIIGNTVLYGATEGHLFAAGRAGERFAVRNSGAKVVIEGCGSNGCEYMTGGVAVILGSIGPNFGAGMTGGMAYLYDPDNTAEELINLESLVTCGLGHEHWEAELKGLIERHVAETGSRKGADILQHWETEKANFLQVCPKEMLAHLSYPLSDEPQAMPAE; translated from the coding sequence ATGACCAAATATGACGAAGCCTGGGTGGCCGCCGAGGAAGCGAAACGCCAGTGGATGAACGAGAATTCACTGTGGAAGGAAGAAGACGAGAAGGCGTCCTGCGGCGTCGGCCTCGTGGTGTCGATCGACGGCAAGGCCTCGCGCCGCGTCGTGGAGAACGGCATCGACGCGCTGAAGGCGATCTGGCACCGCGGCGCGGTCGATGCCGACGGCAAGACCGGCGACGGCGCGGGCATCCACGTCCAGATCCCCGCCCCCTTCTTCTACGACCAGATCCGCCGCACCGGCCACGAGCCGGACATGGAGAAAATGGTCGCCGTCGGTCAGGTCTTCCTGCCGCGCACCGATTTCGGCGCGCAGGAGCGCTGCCGCACGATCGTGGAATCCGAAGTTCTGCGGATGGGTCACTACATCTACGGCTGGCGCCACGTTCCGGTGAACACCGAAGTGCTGGGCGAGAAGGCCAATTCGACCCGCCCCGAGATCGAGCAGATCCTGATCCGCAACGACAAGGATATCGACGAGGAGCAGTTCGAGCGCGAACTCTACATCATCCGCCGCCGCATCGAGAAAGCGGCGATCGCGGCACAGATCAACGGGCTCTACATCTGCTCGCTGTCGTGCCGCTCGATCATCTACAAGGGCATGATGCTGGCCGAGCAGGTCGCGGAATTCTATCCCGACCTGAAGGACGAGCGCTTCGAATCCGCCTTCGCGATCTATCACCAGCGCTATTCCACCAACACTTTCCCGCAATGGTGGCTGGCGCAGCCCTTCCGGATGCTGGCGCATAACGGCGAGATCAACACGATCAAGGGCAACACCAACTGGATGAAGAGCCATGAAATCCGCATGGCCTCCTCGGCTTTCGGCGACAGCGCCGAAGACATCAAGCCGATCATCCCGGCGGGGGCGTCCGACTCCGGCGCGCTCGATGCGGTGTTCGAACTGATGGTCCGTTCGGGCCGCAACGCGCCGATGGTGAAGACCATGCTCGTCCCCGAGCCGTGGTCGAAATCCACCGACACTATGCCCTCCGCGTGGCAGGACATGTATGCCTATTGCAACGCCGTGATGGAGCCGTGGGACGGCCCCGCCGCGCTCGCGATGACCGATGGTCGCTGGGTCTGTGGCGGTCTCGACCGCAACGGTCTGCGTCCGCTGCGCTATGTCATCACCGGTGACGGCGTTCTGATCGCAGGCTCGGAAGCGGGCATGGTGCCGGTGGACGAGGCGAGCGTTGTCGAGAAAGGCGCGCTTGGTCCGGGTCAGATGATCGCGGTCGATATGCGCGACGGCAAGCTCTACCACGACACCGAAATCAAGGACAAACTGGCCGCCGCTCAGCCCTTCGGCGAATGGGTCGGCAAGGTCACCGATCTGAACGCGATCCTCGTGGACGTGCCGGAGAACCCGAAATTCTCGGGCAGCACCCTGCGCAAGCGTCAGGTCGCGGCAGGCTATTCGGTCGAAGAGATCGAACAGATCCTCGCGCCGATGGCCGAGGACGGCAAGGAAGCCATCGCCTCGATGGGCGACGACACGCCGCCTGCGGTTCTGTCCAAGCAATACCGCCCGCTGAGCCATTTCTTCCGTCAGAACTTCAGCCAGGTCACCAACCCGCCGATCGACTCGCTTCGCGAAAGCCGGGTGATGTCGCTCAAGACGCGGTTCGGCAACCTCAAGAACGTGCTGGACGAAGATAGCTCGCAGACCGAGATCTGGATTCTCGAAAGCCCGTTCCTCGCGAATTCCGAATTCGATCACATGCTCAACGAATTCGGCGAGCAGGTGACGATCATCGACTGCACCTTCCCGGCCAATGCCGATCAGGAGGCGCTGCGCGAGGGTCTGACCCGGATTCGTCAGGAAGCCGAGGATGCGGTGCGCTCGGGTGCGCTTCATATCGTGCTGAGCGATGAAGAGCAGGACGAGGACAAGGTCGCGATGCCGATGATCCTCGCGACCTCGGCCGTGCATAGCTGGCTGACGCAGAAAGGCCTGCGGACCTTCTGCTCGATCAACGTGCGTTCGGCGGAATGTATCGACCCGCATTACTTCGCAGTGCTGATCGGCTCGGGTGCGACCACGGTGAACGCCTATCTCGCACAGGACACGCTGGCCGACCGGATCGACCGCGGCCTCCTGGGCGGCACGCTGGTCGACGCGATGCGCAAATATCGCGATGCGATCGACGCCGGCCTGCTGAAGATCATGTCGAAGATGGGGATTTCGGTGATTTCCTCCTATCGCGGCGGTCTGAACTTCGAAGCCGTGGGTCTGTCCCGCGCAATGGTCGCGGAATACTTCCCCGGCATGCATTCGCGCATCTCCGGCATCGGTCTGCACGGTATCCAGCACGCGCTGGAAGGTGTGCACGCCAAGGGCTGGAAAGGCGGTCAGGACGTGCTCCCGATCGGCGGCTTCTACAAGGCCCGCCGCACCGGCGAGGCCCATGCCTGGGGTGCGCAGTCGATGCACATGCTGCAATCGGCCTGTAACCGCGCGAGCTACGATCTGTGGAAGCAATACAGCTCGATGATGCGGGCGAACCCGCCGATCCATATCCGCGACATGCTGGATATCAAATCGTTGGGCAAGCCGGTGCCGATCGAAGAGGTCGAGTCGATCACCTCGATCCGCAAGCGCTTCGTGACGCCGGGCATGTCGCTGGGGGCCCTGTCGCCCGAGGCGCACAAGCTGCTGAACGTCGCGATGAACCGGATCGGCGCGAAGTCGGACTCGGGTGAAGGCGGGGAAGACCCGGCGCATTTCGTGCCCGAGCCCAATGGCGACAACCCGTCGGCGAAGATCAAGCAGGTGGCTTCGGGTCGTTTCGGTGTGACCGCCGAGTACCTCAACCACTGTGAAGAGCTTGAGATCAAGGTCGCTCAGGGCGCCAAGCCCGGCGAAGGCGGTCAGCTTCCGGGGATGAAGGTCACCGACCTGATCGCGCGTCTGCGGCACTCGACCAAGGGCGTGACCCTGATCTCGCCGCCGCCGCACCACGACATCTACTCGATCGAAGACCTTGCGCAGCTGATCTACGACCTCAAGCAGATCAACCCGAAGGTCAAAGTGACGGTGAAGCTGGTGGCGTCCTCGGGCGTCGGCACGATTGCGGCCGGGGTGGCGAAGGCGAAAGCCGATATCATCCTGATCTCGGGCCACAATGGCGGCACCGGGGCATCGCCTGCGACCTCGATCAAATATGCCGGTCTCCCGTGGGAGATGGGTCTGACCGAGGCGCATCAGGTGCTCGCGATGAACAACCTGCGCGAACGCGTCACCCTGCGGACCGATGGCGGTCTGCGCACGGGCCGCGACATCGTGATGGCCGCGATGATGGGCGCCGAGGAATACGGCATCGGCACCGCCGCGCTGATCGCGATGGGCTGCATCATGGTCCGTCAGTGTCAGTCGAACACCTGCCCGGTGGGCGTCTGCACGCAGGACCCGGAGCTGCGCGCCAAGTTCACCGGCTCCGCGGACAAGGTGGTGAACCTCATCACCTTCTACGCTCAGGAAGTACGCGAAATCCTCGCCTCGATCGGTGCGCGTTCGCTCGACGAGGTGATCGGCCGTGCCGATCTTCTCAGCCAGGTGAGCCGCGGTTCGGCCCATCTCGACGATCTGGACCTCAATCCGCTCCTGATCACCGTCGATGGCTGGGACAAGATCGTCTACGACCGTTCGAAGCCGCGTAACTGGGTCTCGGACACGCTCGATGCGGAGATCATCAAGGATGGTCATCGCTTCTTCGAGGAAGGCGAGAAGATGCAGCTCTCCTACGCGGTGCGCAACACGCTGCGCACCATCGGGACGCGCGCCTCTTCGCACATCGTGAAGAACTTCGGGATGCGCAACGCGCTGCAGTCGGACCACCTGACGGTGAAGCTGACCGGTTCCTGCGGTCAGTCGCTGGGCGCTTTCGCAGCCCCGGGTCTGAAGATCGAAGTGTCGGGCGATGCCAACGACTATGTCGGCAAGGGTCTCTCGGGCGGCATGATCGTCGTGCGTCCGCCGATGGCCTCGCCGCTGGTCGCCTCCGAGAACACGATCATCGGCAACACCGTGCTTTACGGCGCAACCGAGGGACACCTGTTTGCGGCAGGCCGCGCAGGCGAGCGCTTCGCGGTGCGCAACTCGGGTGCGAAAGTGGTGATCGAGGGCTGCGGCTCCAACGGTTGTGAATACATGACCGGCGGCGTCGCGGTGATCCTCGGCTCGATCGGCCCGAACTTCGGCGCGGGCATGACCGGCGGGATGGCCTATCTCTACGATCCGGACAACACGGCGGAAGAGCTGATCAATCTCGAAAGCCTCGTCACCTGCGGTCTGGGCCACGAGCATTGGGAAGCCGAGCTGAAAGGCCTGATCGAGCGTCACGTCGCCGAGACGGGCTCGCGCAAAGGCGCCGATATTCTCCAGCACTGGGAGACCGAGAAGGCGAACTTCCTGCAGGTCTGCCCGAAGGAGATGCTGGCGCATCTGTCCTACCCGCTCAGCGACGAACCGCAGGCGATGCCGGCGGAATAA
- the mtgA gene encoding monofunctional biosynthetic peptidoglycan transglycosylase, translating to MAKSKKKPGRKPAKRSTKSSVSSSMRAPFRTALKWALRGVMGLVALVLVLMVLFKFVNPPTTWTMWSERQRLGAVDQKWVPIEDIAPVFARSVVAAEDANFCNHWGFDMRAIRKAIDDGANRGASTITQQTVKNVFLWQGRNWLRKALEASMTPLAEAIWGKKRILEIYLNVAEFDEGAFGVDAAAHRYFRTTPDKLSARQSALIAGVLPDPKDRSAAKPGSFLSRRAQSIMDGAATIQKDGRASCFE from the coding sequence ATGGCTAAGAGCAAGAAAAAACCGGGCCGCAAACCCGCCAAACGCAGCACGAAATCGAGCGTTTCCAGCAGCATGCGCGCGCCTTTCCGCACCGCCCTGAAATGGGCGCTGCGGGGCGTGATGGGGCTCGTTGCGCTGGTGCTTGTGCTGATGGTCCTGTTCAAGTTCGTTAATCCGCCGACCACCTGGACGATGTGGAGCGAACGCCAGCGTCTTGGCGCAGTCGATCAGAAATGGGTGCCGATCGAGGATATCGCGCCCGTGTTCGCGCGCTCCGTCGTCGCGGCGGAGGATGCGAATTTCTGCAACCACTGGGGCTTCGACATGCGCGCGATCCGCAAGGCAATCGACGATGGCGCCAATCGCGGCGCCTCGACGATCACGCAGCAGACCGTGAAGAACGTGTTCCTCTGGCAGGGTCGAAACTGGCTGCGCAAGGCGCTTGAGGCGTCGATGACGCCGCTGGCCGAGGCGATCTGGGGCAAGAAGCGGATTTTGGAAATCTATCTTAACGTCGCTGAATTCGACGAAGGCGCGTTTGGCGTCGATGCCGCCGCGCATCGCTATTTCCGCACCACGCCCGACAAGTTGAGCGCCCGCCAATCCGCTCTGATCGCTGGCGTCCTGCCGGACCCGAAGGACCGTTCGGCGGCGAAGCCCGGCAGCTTCCTGTCGCGCCGCGCGCAGTCGATCATGGACGGCGCGGCGACGATTCAGAAAGACGGGCGCGCAAGCTGCTTCGAGTGA
- a CDS encoding cyclopropane-fatty-acyl-phospholipid synthase family protein gives MPFLTNRIRSEFLATCEKIEHGTLYLRLPDGAVRRFGRGEPQADMEICDWQAVVAMASRGDVGLGEAYIAGLWETSSIEALLSLALKNLKVVDGYAYAGFWSNLKFRLIDRLMRANSLRGASRNIRAHYDVGNEFYQLWLDEGMSYSSALFAPGDNDLHRAQNRKLDRILDQMGDGEQVLEIGCGWGHFAERAAEQGRRVTGITISPSQKGYADARLDGRADIRLQDYRHTPGKFDHIVSIEMIEAVGERYWPNYFQTVKDRLAEGGSAMIQAITVSDSYFPKYRETSDFIRQYTFPGGMLLSDGVIRDQAAKAGLAVKESFAFGQDYAETCRQWATRLKERSARATELGFGPEFLRNWTYYLEACAAAFAVGHTDVVQVQLAHARA, from the coding sequence ATGCCTTTCCTGACCAACCGCATCCGCAGCGAATTCCTCGCGACCTGCGAGAAGATCGAGCATGGGACGCTCTATCTGCGCCTGCCCGATGGTGCCGTGCGCCGCTTCGGTCGCGGAGAGCCGCAGGCCGACATGGAAATCTGCGACTGGCAAGCCGTGGTGGCGATGGCGTCTCGCGGCGATGTCGGGCTGGGTGAGGCCTATATCGCGGGGTTGTGGGAGACGTCCTCGATCGAGGCGCTTCTCTCGCTTGCGCTGAAAAACCTCAAGGTCGTCGACGGTTATGCCTATGCGGGCTTCTGGTCGAACCTGAAGTTCCGCCTGATCGACCGGCTGATGCGGGCCAATTCGCTGCGCGGCGCGTCGCGCAACATCCGGGCGCATTACGACGTGGGGAACGAGTTCTACCAGCTCTGGCTCGACGAGGGGATGAGCTACTCCTCTGCGCTGTTCGCGCCGGGGGATAACGATCTGCACCGGGCGCAGAACCGCAAGCTCGACCGCATTCTCGACCAGATGGGCGACGGGGAGCAGGTGCTGGAAATCGGTTGCGGCTGGGGCCATTTCGCCGAACGCGCGGCCGAGCAGGGGCGTCGCGTCACCGGGATCACGATCTCGCCCAGCCAGAAAGGCTATGCCGATGCGCGGCTCGACGGGCGGGCCGATATCCGGCTGCAGGACTATCGCCACACGCCGGGAAAATTCGACCATATCGTCTCGATCGAGATGATCGAAGCGGTCGGCGAGCGCTATTGGCCGAACTATTTCCAAACCGTGAAAGATCGCTTGGCGGAGGGCGGTTCTGCGATGATTCAGGCCATAACAGTGTCTGATTCCTACTTTCCGAAGTATCGCGAGACCTCCGATTTCATCCGGCAATACACCTTCCCGGGTGGCATGCTTCTGTCCGATGGGGTGATCCGCGATCAGGCGGCGAAGGCCGGGCTGGCGGTGAAGGAAAGCTTCGCCTTCGGGCAGGACTATGCCGAGACCTGCCGGCAATGGGCCACCCGTTTGAAAGAGCGCAGCGCGCGGGCCACCGAGCTTGGCTTCGGGCCAGAGTTCCTGCGCAACTGGACCTATTATCTCGAAGCCTGCGCGGCGGCATTCGCGGTCGGCCATACCGATGTGGTGCAGGTCCAACTGGCACATGCGAGGGCGTAA